A genomic segment from Kineococcus rhizosphaerae encodes:
- the rph gene encoding ribonuclease PH, with the protein MTERADGRAADELRPVTITRNWLDHAEGSVLVEFGRTRVLCAASFTEGVPRWRKGSGQGWVTAEYAMLPRSTNTRSDRESVKGKIGGRTHEISRLIGRSLRAVVDTAQLGENTIVLDCDVLQADGGTRTAAITGAYVALADAISWARGKGIVKASKQPLTGSVSAISVGVVGGVPVLDLPYVEDVAAETDMNVVVTGDGRFVEVQGTAEGAPFDRAELDALLDLALGGTATLAALQAEALAR; encoded by the coding sequence GTGACTGAACGAGCTGACGGCCGCGCCGCCGACGAGCTGCGCCCCGTGACCATCACCCGCAACTGGCTCGACCACGCCGAGGGCAGCGTCCTGGTGGAGTTCGGCCGCACCCGCGTCCTGTGCGCCGCCTCCTTCACCGAGGGCGTGCCGCGCTGGCGCAAGGGCTCGGGTCAGGGCTGGGTCACCGCCGAGTACGCCATGCTGCCGCGCTCGACGAACACCCGCAGCGACCGCGAGTCGGTCAAGGGCAAGATCGGCGGGCGCACCCACGAGATCTCCCGCCTCATCGGCCGCAGCCTGCGCGCCGTCGTGGACACCGCCCAGCTCGGCGAGAACACGATCGTGCTCGACTGCGACGTCCTGCAGGCCGACGGCGGCACCCGCACCGCCGCGATCACCGGCGCCTACGTGGCGCTCGCCGACGCGATCTCCTGGGCGCGCGGCAAGGGCATCGTCAAGGCGTCGAAGCAGCCGCTGACCGGCAGCGTCAGCGCCATCAGCGTCGGGGTCGTCGGGGGTGTGCCGGTGCTGGACCTGCCCTACGTCGAGGACGTCGCCGCCGAGACGGACATGAACGTCGTCGTCACCGGCGACGGGAGGTTCGTGGAGGTCCAGGGCACCGCCGAGGGCGCGCCGTTCGACCGCGCCGAGCTCGACGCCCTGCTCGACCTGGCCCTGGGCGGCACGGCGACGCTCGCCGCCCTGCAGGCGGAGGCGCTGGCCCGGTGA
- the murI gene encoding glutamate racemase — protein MSAARDRELPIGIFDSGVGGLTVARAVLDQLPHEAIHYVGDTAHSPYGPKPIAEVRRLALDVLDRVVESGVKMLVIACNSASAAMLRDARERYDVPVVEVIQPAVRRAVRATRNGRVGVIGTRATISSRAYEDAFAAAPHLALTTAACPAFVEFVERGVTSGPELLTAAREYLAPAIAADVDTLVLGCTHYPLLMAVLRSVVGDDVTLVSSAEETAFDVYRELAARELLRPDDLPQPRHRFTSTGDERTFRALAQRFLGPQFGPQLVDVDETGPLYLGALG, from the coding sequence GTGAGTGCCGCCCGCGACCGGGAACTGCCCATCGGCATCTTCGACTCCGGCGTCGGCGGCCTGACCGTCGCCCGCGCGGTCCTGGACCAGCTGCCGCACGAGGCGATCCACTACGTCGGGGACACCGCGCACTCCCCGTACGGCCCCAAGCCCATCGCCGAGGTCCGCCGGCTGGCCCTGGACGTGCTGGACCGGGTCGTGGAGTCGGGCGTGAAGATGCTCGTCATCGCGTGCAACTCCGCCTCGGCGGCCATGCTGCGCGACGCCCGCGAGCGCTACGACGTGCCCGTCGTCGAGGTCATCCAGCCCGCCGTGCGCCGCGCCGTGCGGGCCACCCGCAACGGCCGGGTCGGGGTCATCGGGACGCGCGCCACGATCTCCTCGCGCGCCTACGAGGACGCCTTCGCCGCCGCCCCCCACCTGGCCCTGACGACGGCCGCGTGCCCGGCGTTCGTCGAGTTCGTCGAGCGCGGGGTGACCAGCGGGCCGGAGCTGCTGACCGCGGCCCGGGAGTACCTGGCCCCCGCGATCGCCGCGGACGTGGACACCCTCGTGCTCGGCTGCACCCACTACCCCCTGCTGATGGCCGTGCTGCGCAGCGTCGTGGGCGACGACGTCACGCTCGTCTCCAGCGCCGAGGAGACCGCCTTCGACGTCTACCGCGAGCTCGCCGCGCGCGAGCTGCTGCGCCCCGACGACCTGCCGCAGCCGCGCCACCGCTTCACCTCGACCGGCGACGAGCGGACCTTCCGCGCCCTGGCCCAACGGTTCCTGGGGCCGCAGTTCGGGCCGCAGCTGGTCGACGTCGACGAGACCGGGCCGTTGTACCTGGGCGCCCTAGGGTGA
- a CDS encoding DUF2017 domain-containing protein, translating to MATFRKSRHGLYSITLHASEADLLASLAREVVELLEVPEPPARPVDPLAAELGLTDLPAFDVPELGADGPVVPPEDEVLQRLLPDAYAADDPQASADFRRFTERGLRERKAAVARGLLATLDPVLGQGGRVQLDGDGARTWLAALNDIRLALGTRLGVREDGTDPYLELAEDDPARWAWAVYDFTTHLQETLVRSLL from the coding sequence GTGGCCACCTTCCGCAAGTCCCGGCACGGCCTGTACTCGATCACCCTGCACGCCTCCGAGGCGGACCTGCTGGCGTCCCTGGCGCGCGAGGTCGTGGAGCTGCTGGAGGTCCCCGAACCGCCCGCGCGCCCGGTCGACCCGCTGGCCGCCGAGCTGGGGCTGACCGACCTGCCCGCGTTCGACGTCCCCGAGCTGGGCGCCGACGGCCCCGTCGTCCCGCCCGAGGACGAGGTCCTGCAACGCCTCCTGCCGGACGCCTACGCCGCCGACGACCCGCAGGCCTCCGCCGACTTCCGCCGGTTCACCGAGCGCGGTCTGCGCGAGCGCAAGGCCGCGGTCGCCCGGGGCCTGCTGGCGACCCTCGACCCCGTCCTCGGCCAGGGCGGGCGCGTGCAGCTCGACGGCGACGGGGCCCGGACGTGGCTGGCCGCGCTCAACGACATCCGCCTCGCCCTCGGCACCCGGCTGGGCGTGCGCGAGGACGGCACCGACCCCTACCTCGAGCTCGCCGAGGACGACCCGGCCCGCTGGGCGTGGGCCGTGTACGACTTCACCACCCACCTCCAGGAGACGCTCGTGAGGTCCTTGCTGTGA
- the clpS gene encoding ATP-dependent Clp protease adapter ClpS: protein MPVVLTAPTELERPETDLVTSPDTPWVTLVWNDPVNLMSYVTYVFRTHFGYSEAKAEALMMDVHSKGRAVVSSGTRESMERDVEAMHGYGLWATLQKDE, encoded by the coding sequence GTGCCTGTCGTCCTGACCGCTCCCACCGAGCTCGAGCGTCCGGAGACCGATCTCGTCACCTCCCCGGACACCCCGTGGGTCACCCTCGTCTGGAACGACCCGGTGAACCTGATGTCCTACGTGACGTACGTGTTCCGCACCCACTTCGGCTACTCCGAGGCCAAGGCGGAGGCGCTCATGATGGACGTGCACTCCAAGGGCCGGGCCGTCGTGAGCTCGGGCACCCGCGAGTCGATGGAACGCGACGTCGAGGCCATGCACGGCTACGGGCTGTGGGCCACGTTGCAGAAGGACGAGTGA
- a CDS encoding nicotinate phosphoribosyltransferase, producing MVSHHSGSTALLTDHYELTMLQAALSDGTGERACTFEVFGRRLPEGRRYGVVAGTGRVLDAVRDFTFDPELLAGLRGVLDERTLDWLAGYRFGGSIEGYAEGELWFPGSPILTVTGTFAEAVILETVVLSILNHDCAIAAAASRMVQAAGDRPLIEMGSRRTHEDAAVAASRAAYLAGFTSTSNLQAGASYGIPTSGTSAHAFTLLHDTEAQAFAAQVAALGVGTTLLVDTYDITAGIATAVEVAGPQLGAVRIDSGDLEVLAVQARAQLDSLGATGTRIVVSGDLDEYALAALRAAPVDGYGVGTSLVTGSGAPTAGLVYKLVEVEGRPVAKRSTSKVTQGGRKVAVRRHRPTGTATDEVLGVGSTPPREPNDRPLQVPLVREGERVADLPDLAASREHLRRALVTLPWDGLALSKGEPAIPTTVLTPERGVVR from the coding sequence ATGGTGAGCCACCACAGCGGCAGCACGGCCCTGCTGACCGACCACTACGAGCTGACGATGCTCCAGGCGGCCCTCTCGGACGGGACGGGCGAGCGGGCCTGCACCTTCGAGGTCTTCGGCCGCCGGCTGCCCGAGGGGCGCCGCTACGGCGTCGTCGCCGGCACCGGGCGCGTCCTGGACGCCGTGCGCGACTTCACCTTCGACCCCGAGCTGCTCGCCGGCCTGCGCGGGGTGCTCGACGAGCGGACGCTGGACTGGCTGGCCGGGTACCGCTTCGGCGGGTCCATCGAAGGCTACGCCGAGGGCGAGCTGTGGTTCCCCGGCTCGCCCATCCTCACGGTGACGGGCACCTTCGCCGAGGCGGTGATCCTGGAGACGGTCGTCCTGTCGATCCTCAACCACGACTGCGCGATCGCGGCGGCGGCCTCGCGGATGGTCCAGGCCGCCGGTGACCGGCCCCTGATCGAGATGGGCTCGCGCCGCACGCACGAGGACGCCGCCGTCGCCGCCTCCCGCGCCGCCTACCTGGCCGGGTTCACCTCGACGTCGAACCTGCAGGCCGGCGCCTCCTACGGCATACCGACGTCGGGGACGTCCGCGCACGCCTTCACCCTGCTGCACGACACCGAGGCGCAGGCCTTCGCCGCGCAGGTCGCCGCCCTCGGCGTCGGCACCACCCTGCTCGTCGACACGTACGACATCACCGCCGGCATCGCCACGGCCGTCGAGGTCGCCGGGCCGCAGCTGGGGGCGGTGCGCATCGACTCCGGGGACCTGGAGGTCCTCGCCGTCCAGGCCCGCGCCCAGCTCGACTCCCTGGGGGCCACCGGCACCCGCATCGTCGTCTCCGGGGACCTCGACGAGTACGCGCTCGCCGCGCTGCGCGCCGCCCCCGTCGACGGCTACGGCGTCGGGACGTCCCTGGTGACGGGGTCCGGCGCGCCCACCGCGGGCCTGGTCTACAAGCTCGTCGAGGTCGAGGGCCGGCCCGTCGCCAAGCGCTCCACCTCCAAGGTCACCCAGGGCGGGCGCAAGGTCGCCGTCCGCCGCCACCGCCCGACCGGCACCGCCACCGACGAGGTCCTCGGCGTCGGGTCCACCCCGCCGCGGGAGCCGAACGACCGGCCGCTGCAGGTGCCGCTGGTGCGCGAGGGGGAACGCGTCGCGGACCTGCCCGACCTCGCCGCCTCCCGCGAGCACCTGCGCCGCGCCCTGGTGACCCTGCCCTGGGACGGGCTGGCGCTGTCCAAGGGCGAACCGGCCATCCCCACGACGGTGCTGACCCCCGAGCGGGGGGTCGTGCGGTGA
- a CDS encoding nicotinamidase: MSRALVVVDVQNDFCPGGSLAVAGGDEVARAISALLAVDTSTGRGIAYDHVVATQDFHIDPGAHFSDTPDFVDSWPVHCRAGTTGARLHDDLVTDRVEAVFRKGQYAAAYSGFEGVSTTVTAEGGELDTGLADWLRDRGVDEVHVVGIATDHCVRATALDAARLGLRTTVLLGLTAGISAATVEAALAELRANGVTLIGDPVLAG; the protein is encoded by the coding sequence GTGAGCAGGGCGCTCGTGGTCGTGGACGTGCAGAACGACTTCTGCCCCGGCGGCTCCCTGGCCGTCGCCGGCGGGGACGAGGTCGCCCGGGCGATCAGCGCCCTGCTGGCCGTGGACACCTCCACGGGCCGGGGCATCGCGTACGACCACGTCGTGGCCACGCAGGACTTCCACATCGACCCCGGTGCGCACTTCTCCGACACGCCCGACTTCGTCGACTCCTGGCCGGTGCACTGCCGCGCCGGCACGACCGGCGCCCGGCTGCACGACGACCTGGTGACCGACCGCGTCGAGGCCGTGTTCCGCAAGGGCCAGTACGCCGCCGCGTACTCGGGGTTCGAGGGGGTCAGCACGACCGTCACCGCCGAGGGCGGCGAACTCGACACCGGACTCGCGGACTGGTTGCGGGACAGGGGGGTCGACGAGGTCCACGTGGTGGGGATCGCCACCGACCACTGCGTGCGGGCCACCGCGCTCGACGCCGCGCGCCTGGGCCTTCGCACCACCGTGCTCCTGGGGCTGACCGCCGGGATCTCCGCGGCCACGGTCGAGGCGGCGCTGGCCGAACTGCGCGCGAACGGGGTCACCCTCATCGGTGACCCCGTCCTGGCGGGCTGA